One window from the genome of Labeo rohita strain BAU-BD-2019 chromosome 10, IGBB_LRoh.1.0, whole genome shotgun sequence encodes:
- the LOC127171917 gene encoding CD209 antigen, with amino-acid sequence MRTETVEMDRGERVEMVVAIYDSADTVRRRDFGTHAERQQPLQHIGSTSVNNKKHRAAEVCLCLLCFLLLIAVIVLCVCFTTERHQLLTYISNLIEERVQVMEHNNNLTQEREQILTKHEQTLNHNNNLTKERQQVFTNNTKLTAEKERLLKENKILTEKREQIKNEINELKRGLLEQDQRTDNFKWIYYNFSFYYISSEKKGWIDSSQDCQQRGADLAIINSQKEQDFLQKIAVYEDFWIGLRKIQGLWKWTGGATMTNRYWRSQYPRLYGYCVLITSTGWVDDSCTNYKKWICKRRILQSLHDINMYTS; translated from the exons ATGAGAACTGAGACTGTGGAAATGGACAGAGGAGAAAGAGTGGAGATGGTGGTGGCTATCTATGACAGTGCAGATACTGTGAGACGCCGAGATTTTGGGACACATGCAGAGAGACAACAGCCACTTCAACACATAG GAAGTACTTCAGTGAACAACAAAAAGCACAGAGCAGCtgaagtgtgtttgtgtctgctGTGTTTTCTTCTGCTGATTGCTGTAAtagtgctgtgtgtgtgtttcaccaCTGAGAGACACCAGCTACTAACCTACATCAGTAACCTGATTGAGGAAAGAGTGCAGGTAATGGAACACAACAATAACCTGACTCAAGAAAGAGAGCAGATACTTACCAAACATGAGCAGACACTTAACCACAACAATAActtgactaaagaaagacagcaGGTTTTTACAAACAATACGAAATTAACAGCAGAGAAAGAACGTTTACTGAAGGAGAACAAAATTCTGACTGAAAAAAGAGAGCAGATAAAAAACGAGATTAATGAACTCAAACGTGGACTTTTGGAACAAG ATCAGCGAACTGACAACTTTAAATGGATTTACTACAActttagtttttattacatttcctCTGAGAAGAAAGGCTGGATTGACAGCAGCCAAGACTGTCAACAGAGAGGAGCAGATCTGGCGATCATAAACAGCCAAAAGGAACAA GATtttttacaaaagattgctGTTTATGAGGATTTTTGGATTGGTTTGAGAAAGATACAGGGACTATGGAAATGGACTGGTGGCGCCACAATGACAAATCG GTACTGGAGATCTCAGTATCCGCGTTTATATGGTTATTGTGTTCTGATCACTTCAACAGGTTGGGTAGATGATTCATGtactaattataaaaaatggaTCTGCAAGAGAAGAATTTTACAATCattacatgatataaatatgtacacatcatga
- the aplnrb gene encoding apelin receptor B yields the protein MNAMDNMTADYSQDDYDEGVNSSMCDFEEWEPSYSLIPVLYMLIFILGLTGNGVVIFTVWRAQSKRRAADVYIGNLALADLTFVVTLPLWAVYTALGYHWPFGVALCKISSYVVLLNMYASVFCLTCLSLDRYMAIVHSLTSTQLRTRGHMRASLATIWILSGVLAAPTLLFRTTVYDAETNRTSCAMDFSMVSKPGQETFWIAGLSISSTALGFLIPLLAMMVCYGFIGCTVTRHFNSLRKEDQRKRRLLKIITTLVVVFAACWMPFHIVKTMDALSYLNLAPDSCTFLHLLLLAHPYATCLAYINSCLNPLLYAFFDLRFRSQCLCLLNLKKALHASPPSSLSSQKTEAQSLATKV from the coding sequence ATGAATGCCATGGACAACATGACTGCTGACTACAGCCAAGACGACTACGACGAGGGAGTTAACAGCTCGATGTGTGACTTTGAAGAGTGGGAACCGTCATATTCGCTGATTCCTGTGCTCTATATGCTTATCTTCATCCTGGGCCTCACTGGAAACGGCGTGGTCATCTTCACCGTATGGCGGGCACAGTCCAAACGAAGAGCTGCGGATGTCTACATTGGAAACTTGGCTCTTGCTGACCTGACCTTTGTGGTGACCCTGCCTCTGTGGGCCGTCTACACCGCTCTGGGATACCACTGGCCGTTTGGCGTTGCCCTCTGCAAGATCAGCAGCTATGTGGTGCTGCTCAACATGTACGCCAGCGTCTTCTGCCTCACCTGCCTGAGCCTGGACCGCTACATGGCCATCGTTCACTCCCTCACCAGCACACAGCTGCGGACCAGAGGACACATGCGGGCCTCTCTGGCCACCATCTGGATTCTCTCAGGTGTGCTTGCTGCACCCACCTTGCTGTTTCGCACCACGGTGTACGACGCAGAGACCAACCGCACCTCCTGCGCCATGGACTTCAGCATGGTGAGCAAACCGGGTCAGGAGACCTTTTGGATCGCCGGACTTAGCATCTCCTCCACCGCTCTCGGCTTTCTGATCCCGCTTCTGGCCATGATGGTGTGCTACGGATTCATCGGCTGCACCGTCACACGTCACTTCAACAGCCTGCGCAAGGAAGACCAGCGCAAGCGCCGTCTGCTCAAGATCATCACCACGTTAGTCGTGGTGTTTGCTGCATGCTGGATGCCCTTCCATATCGTGAAGACCATGGACGCCCTTTCGTACCTGAACCTTGCCCCTGATTCCTGCACCTTCCTGCACCTCCTTCTTCTGGCCCATCCTTACGCAACCTGCCTGGCGTACATCAACAGCTGCCTTAACCCGCTCCTCTACGCCTTCTTCGACCTCCGCTTCCGCTCTCAGTGCCTCTGCCTCCTCAACCTGAAGAAAGCCCTTCACGCCAGTCCCCCCAGCTCCCTTTCTTCACAAAAGACCGAAGCCCAGTCGCTGGCTACTAAGGTGTGA